The following are encoded together in the Terriglobales bacterium genome:
- a CDS encoding HAMP domain-containing sensor histidine kinase yields MRISSRRKAIAFFITLSSCVIAAAITLNISWIVLNWRELGTLILGVIFFGIVIAGLVLNTIFLVREIRRNEQQDSFLHAVTHELKTPLTSIRLYLQTLQSRAVDEAQRQEFYRVMLADSDRLLGTVEQVLQAAELGHRKNKLEEIVDMEKLVKECLEEARTHHHLSPESLRLLNETSEGAAKVIGSREELRSAVSNVLDNAIKYSGKKVDIQVELLAGDNVFLKIRDNGIGIPRDELKRVFKRFYRVADREVSRVKGSGLGLFIVRSIAKKYGGNAFAESEGPGRGATITIQLPRAI; encoded by the coding sequence ATGCGCATCAGCAGCCGCCGCAAAGCAATTGCGTTCTTCATCACGCTCAGCTCGTGCGTGATTGCCGCAGCGATCACGCTGAACATCAGTTGGATTGTTCTCAACTGGCGCGAGCTGGGGACGCTGATTCTTGGCGTCATCTTTTTCGGAATTGTGATTGCCGGGCTGGTGCTCAACACCATCTTCCTGGTTCGGGAAATCCGGCGTAATGAGCAGCAGGACAGCTTTCTGCATGCTGTCACGCACGAGCTGAAAACGCCACTCACTTCCATTCGTCTATACCTGCAAACACTTCAGAGTCGCGCGGTGGACGAGGCTCAACGGCAGGAGTTCTATCGCGTGATGCTGGCGGACTCTGATCGTCTGCTGGGAACGGTCGAGCAGGTTCTGCAGGCGGCGGAACTAGGGCATCGCAAGAACAAGCTCGAGGAAATCGTCGATATGGAGAAACTCGTGAAGGAATGCCTGGAGGAGGCGAGAACGCACCATCATCTTTCTCCAGAGTCCTTGCGACTCTTGAATGAAACTAGTGAGGGAGCAGCCAAGGTGATTGGAAGTCGCGAAGAGCTTCGGTCGGCCGTGTCCAACGTTCTCGATAACGCGATTAAATACTCGGGAAAGAAAGTTGATATCCAGGTAGAACTCCTGGCAGGCGATAACGTCTTTTTGAAAATTCGTGACAACGGAATCGGTATTCCCCGCGACGAACTTAAACGCGTATTCAAACGCTTCTATCGCGTTGCCGACAGGGAAGTATCGCGCGTGAAGGGCAGCGGCCTCGGACTATTTATCGTTCGCAGCATCGCTAAGAAATATGGTGGCAACGCTTTTGCCGAGAGCGAGGGACCTGGCCGCGGCGCCACCATCACCATTCAGCTTCCACGGGCGATATGA
- a CDS encoding response regulator transcription factor: MSRVLIVEDEEHLARGLKFNLEAEGLNADMVGDGEAALRLLLNSANGIDAVVLDVMLPGINGFEVVTQLRNAKQYVPVLMLTARGRPEDVLRGFEAGVDDYLPKPFELSILVARLRGLLRRKRWVTGEQESSASAAPDQEQSIFAFNGKRLDFGTLELRLKNQTIQLTVMEAELLKHLIRNEGKAVSRKSILEDVWDLREDTDTRAIDNFIVRLRRYIEDVPAKPKHLLTVRGVGYKFVANPAKSR; encoded by the coding sequence ATGAGTCGAGTCCTGATCGTCGAAGACGAAGAGCATCTCGCCCGCGGCCTCAAATTCAACCTTGAGGCCGAAGGCTTGAATGCCGATATGGTCGGCGATGGGGAAGCCGCACTCAGACTGCTGCTGAATTCCGCAAATGGAATCGATGCAGTTGTGCTCGACGTCATGCTGCCGGGCATCAACGGATTCGAAGTCGTCACCCAGCTCCGTAATGCAAAGCAGTATGTTCCGGTGCTCATGCTCACCGCTCGCGGCCGTCCTGAAGATGTGCTGCGCGGATTCGAAGCCGGTGTCGATGATTATCTGCCCAAGCCATTCGAACTCTCGATTCTGGTCGCACGTCTGCGCGGCCTGCTGCGGCGAAAACGATGGGTGACGGGAGAGCAGGAAAGTTCGGCCAGTGCCGCTCCCGATCAGGAGCAGAGTATCTTTGCCTTTAATGGCAAGCGTCTCGATTTCGGCACGCTCGAGCTTCGTTTGAAGAATCAGACCATTCAGCTCACCGTAATGGAAGCCGAGCTGCTAAAGCACCTGATTCGAAATGAAGGCAAGGCGGTTTCTCGCAAGTCGATTCTCGAAGACGTGTGGGATTTGCGCGAAGACACCGACACGCGGGCGATCGACAACTTTATCGTGAGGCTACGCAGGTACATTGAAGACGTGCCTGCGAAACCGAAACATCTGCTTACCGTGCGTGGCGTGGGATACAAGTTTGTTGCGAATCCTGCGAAGTCGCGTTAG
- a CDS encoding cell division protein ZapA yields MAQPKPAQTPAAAGSIRVDIYDQSYNLRGTDADYIQKLADYVDLKMRAVAEKTSTADSLRVAVLAALNIADEYHLLKKKYDRFASVYEERANSLSGMLDEVLEERRIG; encoded by the coding sequence ATGGCGCAACCCAAACCCGCCCAGACGCCGGCCGCGGCCGGAAGCATCCGCGTCGATATCTATGATCAGTCCTACAATCTGCGCGGTACCGATGCCGACTACATCCAGAAACTGGCCGATTACGTCGATCTGAAAATGCGAGCCGTGGCGGAAAAGACGTCGACTGCTGACTCGTTGCGCGTAGCCGTTCTCGCGGCCCTCAACATCGCCGACGAGTACCACCTGCTGAAGAAGAAGTACGACCGGTTTGCCAGCGTCTATGAGGAGCGCGCGAACTCTCTCTCCGGCATGCTAGAC
- a CDS encoding amidohydrolase family protein, whose translation MRRIVLLLLASASVAQTPANDAKAYVKFDQPTIVLNHVRVIDGTGAPAKADQTIVISDGKIQSIAAAGSQTPSGAQVLDLTGDSVMPGIVGMHDHLYYPAPGRNIAMYPEHAWSFPRLYLAAGVTTIRTTGSVEPYTDLELKKDIDSGKMPGPKMHVTGPYLEGQGAYTPQMHELADAEDARRTVDYWIAEGVENFKAYMNITHDELSTAVKEAHKHNLKITGHLCSIGFREAAQIGIDDLEHGIVVDSEFAPGKQPDKCPSQKDIRDTLLKLDINGEQVQSMIKDLIAHHVALTSTLPVFEGFVPDRPPIRQANLDAMLPEARQAYLAVRDNMHKNAAQSVWPALFKKEMNFEYAFAKAGGFLLAGLDPTGNGAVVAGYGDQREIELLVEAGFSPLEAIHIATYNGAKYLGELDHIGTLEPGKQADIVVLKGDPSSKISDVENVEIVFKDGVGYDPAKLVKDANGYVGLK comes from the coding sequence ATGCGAAGAATCGTCCTGTTACTCCTTGCCTCCGCCTCAGTCGCGCAGACACCGGCCAACGACGCGAAGGCCTACGTGAAATTCGATCAACCAACCATCGTGCTGAACCATGTGCGGGTGATCGATGGAACCGGAGCTCCGGCGAAAGCGGACCAGACGATAGTAATCAGCGATGGAAAGATCCAGAGCATCGCTGCCGCCGGCTCGCAAACGCCTTCAGGAGCTCAGGTATTGGACCTGACCGGCGATAGCGTCATGCCCGGGATCGTGGGCATGCACGATCACCTGTACTACCCTGCGCCGGGACGCAACATCGCCATGTATCCAGAACACGCGTGGAGCTTTCCTCGGCTGTATCTCGCAGCCGGCGTAACCACGATCCGCACCACTGGATCCGTCGAGCCTTATACCGATTTGGAACTGAAGAAGGATATCGACTCAGGCAAGATGCCCGGGCCAAAAATGCACGTGACCGGACCATACCTGGAAGGTCAAGGCGCATACACCCCGCAGATGCACGAACTTGCCGATGCCGAAGATGCGCGCCGCACGGTCGATTACTGGATCGCCGAAGGCGTCGAAAACTTCAAGGCTTACATGAACATTACCCACGACGAGTTGAGTACAGCCGTCAAAGAGGCGCACAAGCACAATTTGAAGATTACCGGCCACCTCTGCTCGATTGGCTTTCGCGAGGCTGCCCAAATCGGGATTGACGACCTGGAGCATGGAATCGTGGTCGATTCCGAATTCGCACCCGGCAAACAGCCGGACAAGTGCCCGTCGCAGAAAGACATTCGCGATACGTTGCTGAAGCTTGATATCAACGGCGAGCAGGTGCAGTCGATGATTAAGGACCTGATCGCGCATCATGTGGCGCTTACTTCAACTCTGCCGGTCTTTGAGGGCTTCGTGCCAGATCGCCCACCGATCCGCCAGGCAAATCTGGATGCCATGCTGCCCGAAGCCCGCCAAGCATATTTGGCCGTTCGCGACAATATGCACAAAAATGCAGCCCAGTCAGTCTGGCCTGCTCTTTTCAAGAAAGAAATGAACTTCGAGTATGCGTTCGCGAAAGCAGGCGGATTCTTGCTCGCGGGATTAGATCCAACCGGCAATGGCGCAGTCGTAGCGGGGTATGGCGATCAACGCGAGATCGAATTGCTGGTCGAAGCAGGATTCAGTCCGCTCGAAGCGATTCACATTGCGACCTACAACGGGGCGAAGTACCTGGGCGAGCTGGACCATATTGGGACTCTCGAGCCGGGCAAGCAGGCGGATATCGTCGTACTCAAAGGCGATCCTTCTTCGAAGATTTCTGATGTAGAGAATGTCGAAATCGTCTTCAAGGATGGCGTGGGCTACGATCCGGCAAAGCTGGTGAAAGATGCGAATGGATATGTTGGGTTGAAGTAG
- a CDS encoding transglycosylase SLT domain-containing protein, with the protein MFFRFFVSLGLLICFASPALMQAQSTSKKPHKRTTTHKRKKTSSRNRVTPAHRQKLRRAFVASSDLRPMAKQLLEQPSPAAYAGVERYAVKHRSDEGGMLAHLVLGYAHLQAKEYPQAQKELKLAAARNGELSDYADFFLAQCAAGTNDQQQVAALLKGFAEKHPDSLFIRQADLMRADSLLANKQNDEAIRLLESMRDSKPDVELALGRAYAATGQTAKAVSIWNHLYAEMPLSSEASAAQLELVKVSTQGLVSTPTLEQRRTRAELLMKGRRYDQAADEYRAILDSIRNDMSQQALQQELTVKLGGALYGQHKIDEAKGLLDSVSASNEDYEAQRLYYLHEIARSKDDGDTERQIISQMMQKFPASPYLQDALLSASNMYLLRPDYKTAIEFYSSQYKLFPKGKYSPYSHWKAAWLNLRLGNKDEAKRLLDEQIAMYPAGQEIPATLYWRARLAEEDGDFNRAGDYYTFIQRRFPHYYYADLAAERLRFRFDESKHDVMLDKIPEQPDVAKDEFDPPSDDLRVARAQLLTNAALFDFAVQELRSESDKLYAQAEIARVYLKADRPDRALQSLKRAVPGYFAGEIDDMPQWAWNILFPKPYWNDLKRYSNANGLDPYLVASLIRQESEFNPQAVSRANAWGLMQLLPPVGKTLAKEVRMRHFNQDQLTDPAVNLQLGTRYFKHLVDSFGGQVEYALAAYNAGADRVKAWQAQGPYRDIHEFVESIPFSETREYVQAIMRNATVYRLLYSDGVQTARAKSASAGGSD; encoded by the coding sequence GTGTTTTTTCGTTTCTTTGTTTCTCTAGGTCTGCTGATCTGCTTCGCGAGCCCTGCCTTGATGCAGGCGCAGTCCACGAGCAAAAAGCCGCACAAGCGCACCACAACGCACAAACGGAAGAAGACTTCCAGCCGCAATAGGGTCACGCCTGCTCATCGGCAGAAGCTCCGCCGAGCGTTTGTAGCGTCCTCCGATCTGCGGCCAATGGCTAAGCAGTTGCTTGAGCAGCCGTCGCCTGCGGCATACGCCGGTGTTGAACGATATGCGGTCAAGCATCGCAGCGACGAGGGCGGGATGCTCGCGCATCTTGTGCTCGGATACGCCCACTTGCAGGCGAAGGAATATCCGCAGGCTCAGAAGGAACTCAAGCTGGCCGCTGCTCGTAACGGTGAACTCTCCGACTACGCCGATTTCTTCCTGGCACAGTGCGCAGCCGGCACAAACGACCAGCAGCAGGTCGCAGCATTGTTGAAGGGATTCGCAGAGAAACATCCTGACTCACTCTTCATCCGCCAGGCCGATCTGATGCGCGCGGATTCGCTGCTCGCCAATAAGCAGAACGACGAAGCCATTCGTCTGCTGGAATCGATGCGCGACAGCAAGCCCGACGTCGAGCTTGCATTAGGACGCGCTTACGCGGCCACGGGGCAAACTGCCAAAGCAGTTTCAATTTGGAACCACCTGTATGCCGAGATGCCGCTCAGCTCCGAAGCCTCTGCCGCGCAGCTCGAGTTGGTAAAGGTGAGCACACAGGGCTTGGTCTCTACGCCGACTCTGGAGCAGCGCCGCACGCGCGCCGAGTTGTTGATGAAGGGCCGACGTTACGACCAGGCGGCCGACGAATATCGCGCGATCCTCGACAGCATTCGCAACGACATGAGCCAGCAAGCGCTGCAGCAGGAGCTGACAGTAAAACTCGGCGGCGCGCTGTATGGCCAGCACAAGATCGACGAAGCCAAGGGCCTGCTCGATTCTGTCTCGGCCAGCAATGAAGATTACGAGGCGCAGCGTCTCTACTATCTGCACGAAATCGCTCGCAGCAAGGACGACGGCGATACCGAGCGCCAGATCATCTCGCAGATGATGCAGAAGTTTCCTGCGAGTCCGTATCTTCAGGACGCGCTGCTCTCGGCCAGCAACATGTACCTATTGCGTCCGGATTACAAGACCGCGATCGAGTTCTACAGCTCCCAGTACAAGCTCTTCCCGAAAGGTAAATATTCGCCGTACTCGCATTGGAAGGCAGCGTGGCTGAACCTGCGCCTCGGCAACAAAGATGAAGCCAAGCGCCTGCTCGACGAGCAGATCGCGATGTACCCCGCAGGCCAGGAGATTCCGGCAACGCTCTACTGGCGCGCGCGATTGGCTGAAGAAGATGGCGACTTCAATCGCGCGGGCGATTACTACACATTTATTCAACGCCGCTTTCCGCATTACTACTACGCTGATTTAGCCGCCGAGCGTCTGCGCTTCCGCTTCGACGAATCGAAGCACGACGTAATGCTCGACAAAATTCCCGAGCAGCCCGACGTCGCGAAGGACGAGTTCGATCCGCCGTCCGACGATCTGCGCGTAGCGCGCGCGCAGTTGCTTACCAACGCCGCACTCTTCGACTTTGCCGTACAGGAGCTGCGGTCCGAATCTGACAAGCTTTATGCCCAGGCAGAGATTGCGCGCGTCTATCTCAAAGCTGACCGTCCCGATCGCGCCCTGCAATCATTGAAACGCGCGGTTCCGGGTTACTTTGCGGGCGAGATCGACGACATGCCACAGTGGGCATGGAACATCCTTTTCCCAAAACCGTATTGGAACGATTTAAAGCGTTACTCAAACGCCAATGGGCTCGATCCGTACCTGGTAGCCAGCCTCATTCGGCAGGAGTCCGAGTTCAATCCGCAGGCGGTCTCGCGTGCTAATGCGTGGGGTTTAATGCAGTTGCTTCCGCCAGTTGGGAAGACTCTTGCAAAAGAAGTTCGCATGCGGCACTTCAATCAGGATCAGCTCACCGATCCTGCAGTGAACCTTCAACTCGGGACGCGCTATTTCAAGCACTTGGTTGACAGCTTTGGCGGCCAGGTGGAATACGCACTCGCCGCTTACAATGCCGGCGCGGACCGCGTAAAGGCTTGGCAGGCTCAAGGCCCATATCGGGATATTCACGAATTTGTCGAGTCAATCCCCTTCAGCGAGACGCGGGAGTACGTGCAGGCGATTATGCGTAACGCGACCGTCTATAGGTTGCTCTATTCCGACGGCGTGCAGACGGCGCGAGCGAAATCGGCTTCAGCTGGCGGATCAGACTAG